In Oryza sativa Japonica Group chromosome 11, ASM3414082v1, the following are encoded in one genomic region:
- the LOC4349989 gene encoding amino acid permease 3 has protein sequence MGKAAAMEVSASAAAEAGMMVGHGEWRDDDGRARRMGTVWTASAHIITAVIGSGVLSLAWAIAQLGWVAGPAVMLLFAFVIYYTSTLLAECYRSGDPCTGKRNYTYMDAVRANLGGSKVRLCGVIQYANLFGVAIGYTIAASISMLAIKRADCFHEKGHKNPCRSSSNPYMILFGVVQIVFSQIPDFDQIWWLSIVAAIMSFTYSTIGLSLGIAQTVANGGFMGSLTGISVGTGVTSMQKVWRSLQAFGDIAFAYSYSIILIEIQDTIKAPPPSEAKVMKRATMVSVATTTVFYMLCGCMGYAAFGDKSPDNLLTGFGFYEPFWLLDVANAAIVVHLVGAYQVFVQPIFAFVERWAAARWPDGGFISRELRVGPFSLSVFRLTWRTAFVCATTVVSMLLPFFGDVVGLLGAVSFWPLTVYFPVEMYIAQRGVRRGSARWLCLKVLSAACLVVSVAAAAGSIADVVDALKVYRPFSG, from the exons atggggaaggcggcggcgatggaggtgtcggcgtcggcggcggcggaggcggggatgATGGTGGGTCATGGGGAgtggcgcgacgacgacgggcgggcgcggcggatggGGACGGTGTGGACGGCGAGCGCGCACATCATCACGGCGGTGATCGGCTCCGGCGTGCTGTCGCTGGCGTGGGCGATCGCGCAGCTCGGCTGGGTGGCCGGCCCCGCCGTCATGCTGCTCTTCGCCTTCGTCATCTACTACACCTCCACGCTGCTCGCCGAGTGCTACCGCTCCGGCGACCCGTGCACCGGCAAGCGCAACTACACCTACATGGACGCCGTCCGCGCCAACCTCGGCGGCTCCAAGGTCCGCCTCTGCGGCGTCATCCAGTACGCCAACCTCTTCGGTGTCGCCATCGGCTACACCATCGCCGCCTCCATCAGCATGCT GGCGATCAAGAGGGCGGATTGCTTCCACGAGAAGGGGCACAAGAACCCGTGCAGGAGCTCGAGCAACCCGTACATGATCCTGTTCGGCGTCGTGCAGATCGTGTTCTCACAGATCCCGGATTTCGATCAGATATGGTGGCTGtccatcgtcgccgccatcaTGTCCTTCACCTATTCGACGATTGGCCTCTCGCTCGGCATCGCGCAGACCGTCGCCAACGGCGGGTTCATGGGCAGCCTCACCGGCATTAGCGTCGGcaccggcgtcacctccatgcAGAAGGTCTGGCGCAGCCTCCAGGCCTTCGGTGACATCGCGTTCGCCTACTCCTACTCCATCATCCTCATCGAGATCCAG GACACGATcaaggcgccgccgccatcggaggCGAAGGTGATGAAGCGCGCGACGATGGTGagcgtggcgacgacgacggtgttCTACATGCTGTGCGGGTGCATGGGGTACGCGGCGTTCGGGGACAAGTCGCCGGACAACCTGCTCACCGGGTTCGGCTTCTACGAGCCGTTCTGGCTGCTCGACGTCGCCAACGCTGCCATCGTCGTGCACCTCGTCGGCGCCTACCAGGTGTTCGTCCAGCCGATCTTCGCGTTCGTcgagcggtgggcggcggcgaggtggccggACGGCGGCTTCATCTCCCGGGAGCTCCGCGTGGGCCCCTTCTCGCTCAGCGTGTTCCGCCTGacatggcgcacggcgttcgTCTGCGCCACCACCGTCGTGTCCATGCTCCTCCCGTTCTTCGGCGACGTGGTGGGGCTCCTCGGCGCCGTCTCGTTCTGGCCGCTCACCGTCTACTTCCCCGTCGAGATGTACATCGCGCAGCGCGGCGTGCGGCGAGGGAGCGCGCGGTGGCTCTGCCTCAAGGTCCTCAGCGCCGCCTGCCTCgtcgtctccgtcgccgccgccgccggctccatcGCCGACGTGGTCGACGCGCTCAAGGTGTACCGGCCGTTCAGCGGGTAG
- the LOC136354082 gene encoding uncharacterized protein, protein MAPPMQEGEERPGGSACVWMVTTLLLLSVLAGGGCLAGYVVLPPHEAPHWLPAVGLALVALPWAFWVATCSYRCVRRRAADRQAMGSAAVAPAATGSMRSCADS, encoded by the coding sequence atggcgccgccgatgcaggagggggaggagcggcCGGGCGGGAGCGCGTGCGTGTGGATGGTGACGACGCTGCTACTCCTCtccgtgctcgccggcggcgggtgccTCGCCGGCTACGTGGTGCTGCCGCCGCACGAGGCGCCGCACTGGCTCCCCGCCGTCGGGCTGGCGCTCGTCGCGCTCCCGTGGGCGTTCTGGGTCGCCACGTGCTCGTACCGGTGTGTCCGGAGGCGCGCCGCCGACCGGCAGGCCATGGgctccgccgccgtggcgccggcggccaccggcaGCATGCGCTCGTGCGCCGACTCCTGA
- the LOC4349991 gene encoding uncharacterized protein, which translates to MATDRVEVDTARPFRSVREAVAVFGERILVGDGYSRRPSNGNAAAAAVVDIAIAKHEASGDSDDATVSSPDAMEAEPEVEEDAAPAVVPMMYSAPSSPQSSPPPPNDGGDADDERDGGVVDEGVTVAMMRSVKKLEAEVAETRQEVAQLKKRGSEMEMAVASLNAQLHRGLSKLAEMEAGDTAAAARRSVGGETDVSSTVATFRSERWGGVGGGGAAVSRATSCEYLPSFSHALSLGEVDDGELVGRRRKARKVKPIVPLIGDIIFSKRKSTKDKGGDGFYGNNGDLYSVLG; encoded by the coding sequence ATGGCCACCGACCGTGTCGAGGTCGACACGGCACGCCCTTTCCGGTCCGTCAGGGAGGCCGTCGCCGTCTTCGGCGAGCGcatcctcgtcggcgacggctaCTCCCGGCGACCCAGCAACggcaatgctgctgctgctgccgttgTTGACATCGCCATTGCCAAGCATGAAGCTAGCGGCGATAGTGATGATGCTACTGTTTCTTCTCCGGATGCCATGGAAGCTgagcctgaggtggaggaggatgcAGCGCCGGCCGTCGTGCCGATGATGTACTCGGCACCGTCCTCGccgcagtcgtcgccgccgccgccgaacgacggcggcgacgccgacgacgagcgcgacggcggcgtggtcgACGAGGGGGTGACGGTGGCGATGATGCGGTCAGTCAAGAAgctggaggcggaggtggcggagaCGAGGCAGGAGGTGGCGCAGCTGAAGAAGCGGGGGAGCGAGATGGAGATGGCCGTGGCGTCGCTCAACGCGCAGCTCCACCGCGGCCTCTCGAAGctggcggagatggaggccggcgacacggcagcggcggcgcggcgcagcgtTGGCGGCGAGACCGACGTGtcgtcgacggtggcgacgtTCAGGAGCGAGCGgtggggcggcgtcggcggcggcggcgcggccgtgtCGCGCGCGACGTCGTGCGAGTACCTGCCGTCGTTCAGCCACGCGTTGAGCCTCGGCGAGGTGGACGACGGCGAGCTggtcgggaggaggaggaaggcgaggaaGGTGAAGCCCATCGTGCCTCTCATCGGCGACATCATCTTCTCCAAGAGGAAGAGCACCAAGGACAAGGGCGGCGATGGCTTCTACGGCAACAATGGCGATCTTTACAGCGTTCTGGGCTGA